The Argopecten irradians isolate NY chromosome 4, Ai_NY, whole genome shotgun sequence genome has a window encoding:
- the LOC138321633 gene encoding outer dynein arm-docking complex subunit 4-like: MTVTLLGNRATSPKHINIPRTLRKLQPNYSDAHAPRSGRMLPVPPSKPPEANTGARHTRALPRVPRPMGTSVTAISVNILTSTDSMPPQNRDINPAAVPTIPRHSRQLPKLPATGSKTQGRKTYMVEMYHAEGDKFMADAEYEKAMDSYSSALKLVPENKETFVARSRCNQLLGRNRKAMLDVDSALALDPVCHEALFQKAELLFLERNYESAQKYYSKVCAQRPDVRKFQEGLDKATEALGNISGRGRKLSQADASMLVNKSKNRKDPIRRRERNNVAKLSPIANSVERDGPTPTFPQRHQNPLANMEKGRGHDDNRSHSPATPTNVPDEKDVTERRIKEVLGKMYSDKKYLEKLIEQTDVPRGSVDLTNMAETGLNFLYDRVLYWVRQGRIIPPEAPNTRPSTIKSQSSTVKMKTTKQHKDSKDTREKDPKPPGSWFRYLDKKKAAEANTRKANPHQFLHVLEGQKVQLKDSVDTLRPQRPVIRRPKQENTLKAKRKRNNTTKELHPSSDSDSGLNISFSTYKGTSDLDLKSNGSARYQDFTAEPQTPSNTLKLPNTDMSKYSRGRRRIRREPIVSYINKVMEDIEFAYVEGKYSECARKAESCLNTMNTYNMEDIPNVMSLTAKIYSYIGNAAIEMRDYVTGLEYHQRDLDIGEKCNDSEAISRALGNLGRIYVFQSKHQKALDVFSRKIQLCTTRVESAWLYHEIGNCFLVLGQYEYAREAARRSVEAAEEALDWNYQLQSSVLLGVVEVKLRQYHAAFNTFERAMDQARMQGDTKAETAIRDALNDVNDKIVEELKTRSRSQADFTRSRADYAKSRAEWSDYSSIYIPEDDGDVSLTETGYDTENLQLELDRLRSDLDTAMFGSQFQNGGRRSGGHISSELRKSLQNLQMSGRNSVTNSVMRCSTALA, translated from the exons ATGACAGTGACTCTTCTCGGAAACAGGGCCACCTCGCCCAAACACATTAATATTCCAAGGACCTTACGCAAGTTACAGCCAAATTACAGTGATGCGCACGCACCTCGGTCGGGAAGGATGCTTCCTGTCCCACCAAGTAAACCACCGGAAGCCAACACTGGTGCTCGTCACACACGTGCCTTGCCTAGAGTTCCCCGGCCCATGGGAACATCAGTAACAGCAATATCGGTCAACATCCTTACGAGTACAGATTCAATGCCTCCCCAGAACCGCGACATTAACCCTGCCGCTGTACCCACAATTCCACGGCATTCCCGCCAACTTCCAAAACTACCAGCCACAGGAAGCAAGACCCAAGGGAGGAAGACGTATATGGTGGAGATGTACCATGCTGAAGGTGACAAGTTCATGGCAGATGCAGAATACGAAAAGGCTATGGACTCCTACAGCTCA GCACTGAAACTTGTACCTGAAAATAAGGAAACATTTGTTGCCCGATCACGCTGTAATCAACTTCTTGGCCGGAACAGGAAGGCGATGCTTGATGTGGACTCGGCATTGGCATTGGATCCGGTCTGTCATGAG GCACTTTTCCAGAAAGCTGAATTGCTCTTTTTAGAACGTAACTATGAGTCGGCACAAAAGTACTACAGTAAAGTATGTGCACAGAGACCGGATGTACGTAAGTTCCAGGAGGGACTAGACAAGGCAACAGAAGCTCTCGGCAACATTTCTG GTCGAGGAAGAAAGTTGTCACAGGCAGACGCATCTATGTTGGTAAATAAATCCAAG AATCGCAAGGATCCAATCAGAAGAAGGGAGAGAAACAACGTTGCAAAGCTGTCCCCTATCGCAAATTCTGTAGAAAGAGATGGGCCAACCCCAACATTTCCACAGAGACACCAAAATCCCTTGGCCAACATGGAAAAGGGGCGTGGCCATGATGACAATCGAAGCCACTCCCCTGCCACACCGACTAATGTCCCGGATGAAAAGGATGTAACAGAGAGGCGGATAAAAGAAGTCTTAGGGAAGATGTACAGCGATAAAAAGTACCTAGAGAAACTTATTGAACAAACAG ATGTTCCACGTGGCAGTGTGGATCTAACCAATATGGCAGAGACGGGTTTGAACTTTTTGTACGATCGCGTGCTGTACTGGGTGAGACAGGGACGGATTATTCCCCCCGAGGCTCCCAACACTCGACCATCTACCATCAAATCTCAGAGTAGTACAGTAAAAATGAAAACTACAAAACAACACAAGGACAGCAAAGATACCAGAGAAAAAGATCCAAAACCACCGGGTTCTTGGTTCAGGTATCTTGATAAGAAAAAGGCCGCTGAGGCTAACACTCGAAAAGCAAATCCTCATCAGTTTCTTCATGTCCTTGAAGGACAAAAGGTTCAGCTAAAGGACTCGGTAGATACACTGCGACCTCAGCGACCAGTGATTCGGCGACCAAAACAAGAAAACACCCTTAAAGCGAAGAGAAAGCGAAACAATACGACCAAGGAACTTCATCCATCATCAGATTCAGACTCAGGGCTCAACATCAGTTTCAGCACTTATAAGGGTACTAGCGACCTTGACCTTAAGTCTAATGGAAGTGCGCGGTATCAGGATTTTACGGCAGAACCTCAGACTCCCTCAAATACTCTGAAACTTCCCAATACAGACATGTCCAAATACAGTCGCGGCCGACGGAGGATCAGAAGAGAGCCGATTGTTTCTTATATCAATAAGGTGATGGAGGATATAGAATTCG CCTACGTGGAAGGCAAATACTCCGAATGTGCCAGAAAAGCTGAATCTTGTTTGaacacaatgaatacctacaaTATGGAGGATATTCCGAACGTGATGTCGCTCACAGCCAAGATATACTCGTACATTGGAAACGCTGCCATAGAGATGAGAGATTACGTCACTGGTCTCGAATACCACCAACGAGATCTTGACATCGGCGAGAAATG CAATGACTCGGAAGCGATATCACGTGCCTTAGGAAATCTTGGCAGAATCTACGTTTTCCAAAGCAAGCATCAAAAAGCCTTGGATGT GTTCTCCCGTAAGATACAGTTGTGTACTACCCGAGTGGAGTCTGCCTGGTTGTACCACGAGATTGGGAACTGTTTCCTGGTATTAGGCCAGTACGAGTACGCACGTGAGGCAGCGAGACGGTCTGTAGAAGCGGCCGAGGAAGCACTCGACTGGAACTACCAACTGCAGAGCTCAGTTCTACTTGGGGTAGTGGAAG TTAAGCTGCGCCAGTATCACGCCGCATTCAACACTTTCGAAAGAGCAATGGATCAGGCAAGGATGCAAG GTGACACCAAAGCAGAGACTGCCATTCGTGACGCTCTGAACGATGTTAACGACAAAATCGTCGAAGAACTTAAAACGAGGTCACGGTCACAGGCCGACTTCACAAGGTCAAGGGCAGACTATGCTAAGTCTCGGGCGGAATGGTCAGATTATTCTAGTATCTATATTCCGGAAGATGATGGTGACGTTTCACTGACAGAAACTGGATATGACACCGAGAATTTACAGTTAGAACTCGACCGTCTGCGAAGCGACCTGGACACGGCCATGTTTGGATCACAATTCCAAAATGGAGGAAGGCGATCAGGTGGCCATATTTCGTCAGAACTCAGGAAATCTTTGCAAAATCTGCAAATGTCAGGACGCAACTCTGTCACAAACTCTGTAATGAGATGCAGCACAGCCCTCGCATAG